From Lolium perenne isolate Kyuss_39 chromosome 5, Kyuss_2.0, whole genome shotgun sequence, a single genomic window includes:
- the LOC127301140 gene encoding uncharacterized protein, which translates to MTSSSSKQPTPPPRNLQITTTTAAAANNSDSSSSALTHHPSSSSIRPSRVAGSGGQNQACAACKYQRRKCNPDCSLARYFPADQQSRFLQAHRLFGVGNIQKTLRETRPDLRNDAMRALIFQAEARAYDPVNGCFGLIFTYERQLLQLQAELKAVRHHLDACRHHQADDALVDDDGSGMMMLAGAGPHASDVPVDALYAAGQEIDYGQVGGDNYLLGDADQATQPHQVYDYFYYDGPAGDEASSHAWSNADNNNVQQHYGNGIVKAGSPTASLEDHIETQFVDLFDVKPEIAVATAVVMEHDAGSDDDSFEHQLEGKVVATVVKNEQLDHQAAAQMAVESSAVASRCQLELGFSSF; encoded by the coding sequence atgacctcctcctcctccaagcAGCCAACGCCACCCCCGCGCAACCTCCAGATCacaaccaccaccgccgccgccgcaaacaactccgactcctcctcctccgccctcaCCCACCAcccatcctcctcctccatccgcCCCTCCCGCGTCGCCGGAAGCGGCGGCCAGAACCAGGCCTGCGCCGCCTGCAAGTACCAGCGCCGCAAGTGCAACCCGGACTGCTCGCTCGCGCGCTACTTCCCCGCCGACCAGCAGAGCCGCTTCCTCCAAGCTCACCGCCTGTTCGGCGTCGGCAACATCCAGAAAACGCTCCGGGAGACCCGCCCGGACCTGCGCAACGATGCCATGCGCGCGCTCATCTTTCAGGCTGAGGCCCGCGCCTACGACCCCGTGAACGGCTGCTTCGGCCTCATCTTCACCTACGAGAGGCAGCTCCTCCAACTCCAAGCCGAGCTTAAAGCTGTGCGCCACCACCTAGATGCATGCCGCCATCACCAGGCCGACGACGcgctcgtcgacgacgacggctCGGGGATGATGATGCTCGCCGGGGCCGGGCCCCACGCGTCCGACGTGCCCGTCGACGCGCTCTACGCGGCCGGCCAGGAGATCGACTACGGCCAGGTCGGCGGCGACAATTATCTCCTCGGCGACGCGGACCAGGCCACGCAGCCGCACCAGGTCTACGACTACTTCTACTACGACGGGCCGGCCGGCGACGAGGCGAGCAGCCACGCGTGGAGCAACGCCGACAACAACAACGTGCAGCAACACTACGGTAATGGCATTGTCAAGGCCGGATCTCCGACGGCGTCGCTCGAAGACCACATCGAGACGCAGTTCGTCGACCTTTTCGACGTGAAGCCGGAGATAGCGGTGGCGACCGCCGTCGTCATGGAACACGACGCCGGCAGTGACGACGATAGCTTCGAGCACCAGCTGGAGGGGAAGGTGGTGGCCACCGTGGTGAAAAACGAACAGCTTGACCATCAGGCGGCGGCGCAGATGGCAGTAGAGTCGTCGGCCGTGGCATCCCGCTGCCAGCTGGAGCTAGGGTTCTCTTCCTTCTGA